GCCCTCGCCGGTCCCGGTGGTCTGGAAGGTCTGGTCCGGGTTGGTGGAAAAGCAGTTCAGGTTCAGGCAGTCGTTCCAGTCGGCGCGGCCGATCAGCGGCAGGCCGTGCGGTCCGCGCTTGCGTACGACATGGTCGAAAGACGCCTTCAGGTGCGCCAGCAGCGGCGCCGTGCGGGTCTCGTCGTTTTCCCAGGGCACCGCCTCGTCCAGGATCGAGACATCACCGGTCTCGCGGATGTAGGCCGTGGTCGACAGCACCAGCCACAGCGGGTCGTCATTGAAGTTGCCGCCGATGGCCGCGTTACCGCGCTTGGTCAGCGGCTGGTACTGGTGATAGACGGAGCCGTCCTCAAACTGGGTAGCGGCGATGTCGAGAATGCGTTCGCGGGCGCGGTCCGGGGCCAGGTGTACCGAACCCAGCAGGTCCTGGTTGGAGTCGCGGAAGCCCATGCCGCGGCCTAGGCCCGCCTCGAAGAACGAGGCGCTGCGTGAAAGGTTGAAAGTCACCATGCACTGGTAGGCATTCCATGTGTTGACCATGCGGTCGAGTCGCGGCTCATGCGACTTCACCTGGAACCGCGACAGCAGATCGTCCCAGTAAGCCGCCAGCCGGCCGAGCGCGGCGTCTGCCTTGTCGGTGGTGTCGTAGCGGGCAATCAATGCCTCGGCCGCGGTGCGGTTCAGGTTGCCATCGGCATCGAACTTGTCGTTGTCGGGCATTTCCACATAGCCAAGCTGGAACACCAGTTCCCGGGTTTCACCGGCGGCCAGTTCCAGGTCGAAACGGTGCGAGGCAACCGGCGACCATCCGTGTGCGACGCTGTCGCCGGACGTGCCGGCGGCGACCTGGTCAGGCCGGTCGAAGCCGTTGTAGGGGCCCAGGAAGGTGTCGCGGTCGGTGTCGAAGCCGTCGATTTCGGCATTGACGGTATAGAAAGCAAAATGATCACGGCGTTCGCGGTATTCGGTCTTGTGATAGACCGTCCCGCCATGCACTTCCACCTCGCCAACCGAGAAGTTGCGCTGGAAGTTGCTCATGTCATCCTCGGCGTTCCAGAGACACCATTCGACGAACGAGTAGAGCTGTAGCGAACGTGCCTGGCCGGAGCGGTTCTCCACCGTTACGCGTTGCACTTCCACGTGATCGCCAGGCGGCACGAAGAACAGCACGCTGACCCGCACGCCATCTTTCTCGCCCGTGATCTGCGTGTATCCCATGCCGTGGCGGCATTCGTAGTGGTCCAATGGTGTGCGGCAGGGCTTCCAGCCGGGCGACCAGGTGGTGTCGCCGTCGCGGATGTAGAAATAACGCCCGCCATCGTCGACCGGCACGTTGTTGTAGCGGTAACGGGTCAGGCGGCGGAACTTGGCGTCGCGGTAAAAGGCATAACCGCCGGCCGTATTCGAGATCAACGAGAAAAACACCTCGCTGCCCAGGTAGTTGATCCACGGGTACGGCGTGTCAGGACGGGTGATGACATACTCACGACGTTCATCGTCGAAATGCCCGAACTCGGTTTCGGCGCTGGCCGGTTTCAGTGCGGCAACCATGGGCTCAGGCCTCCGTCGCATCGGCCGTCCGCTCGAGGCGGTCGTACCAGGTCTTTTTCAGGATCACCGCGGCCACGCCAAACACCACCAGCGTGGTCACCAGCGAACCGCCTTCGCGGATCACCAGGAAGATGGGTGCCGCGACCAGGCAGGTCTGCGCGATGATGCCGACCACGACATTGAACATGTCGCGCTTGAAGTCGGGGTTGCGCTGGAACGTCGGGTCCTCGGCCACGACCTTGTCGTGCACCGGGCCCCACAGGCCCCAGGGCCGGACCTGGCGGTAGAACGCCTTCAGCAGTTCGTCGTCTTCGGGTGGGGTCATCGCCGTGGCAACCACGCAGACGATGCCGGAGACCAGGAACAGCAACGGGAACAGGTACAACGGCAGGATGTCCGGCGCCACGCCCGTGAACATCGGCCCCAGCAGCGGCGGGAACAGCAACGCACCGATAATGCCGGAGAGCATGCCCCAGAAATAGCCGATGCCGTTCAGTCGCCACCAGTACCATTTCAGCACGTTGGCCACCGCGTAGCCCCCAAACAGCCCGGACACCAGCCACTGCAGCACGCTGTTGATTGATTCCACGAACAGGCCGATCAGCGTGCTGATGATCACCACCAGTACCGACACCAGGTAGCTGGCACGAATCAGCGCCTTGTTGCTGGCCTGCGGGTTGATGTAGCGGTGGTAGATGTCGTTGACGATGTAAGCCGGCGCCGCGTTCACGGTGCTGGCGAAGGTCGACATGAAGGCCGCCAGCAGCCCAGCCAGCAACAGGCCCAGGATACCCGCCGGCGCGAACTGCAGCATCGCCGAGGGCAGGATGTTTTCGAAATCGATCTTGCCGCCCGACATCAGGTCCAGCTGCTGGTAGTAGACGATGGCCAGCACCGCGAAACCGGCGATCATCAGGTAACGGATCGGGTTCAGGGCGATCGACACGAAGCCGCTCATCAGCGCGGCCTCGCGCGGCGAGCGCGTGGCCAGGATCTTCTGCATGTCATAGTTGGGCGCGGGGCCGGCCAGCGAAGACAGCACGCCCTTGAACAGCATCATCATGAAGAAGATCGAGAACAGCGTGTAGCCGTCGGACACGATCTTGTCGTTGACCTCGGCGATCTTTGCGCCCCAGTCGAGGTCGAGCGTCCAGCCGAAGAACGGGTTGGCCCAGCCCTCCGGCGTGGCCGCGTGCAGCGCCTCCGGCGTGACGTTCATCATGGCGATGGTGGCAATGATGACGGCCGATATTGCCATGATGGTGAACTGCACCACGTCCGCCCAGACAATGCTGAGCATGCCGCCCAGCATGACGTAGAAGGTGGCGAAACTGGTAAAGAAGACACCGTACAGGTGCGGTACGTACTCAGGCGGAACGTCGAACGGCACGTAGGGCGCGACGGTCTCCCAGGGGATGAAGATCTCGATGAACTTGCCCACGCCGATGAAGCCATAGGCCAGGAAGCCCAGCACCGAGATCACCGCGAACAGCACCACCACCATGTGCGCCAGGCGGCCGCCGGTGTTGTCACCGAAGCGGGTCTGGATCCACTGTGCGCCGGTAATCACATTGGACCGGCGCAGCCAGCAGGACAGGAACGCGGCCAGGAATACCTGGTTGAACACCGGCCACAGCCAGGGAATCCAGATGCTCTTCATACCGTAAACGAAACACAGCGTGACCAGCCACATGGTGCCGGAGATGTCGAACATGCCGGAGGCATTGGACAGGCTGAGCATGTACCAGGGCAGGCGCTTGCCGCCCTGGTAGTAGGCCTTCATGTCCTGGGCGGCGCGGCGCTTCAGGTACAGGCCGATAAAGATCGTGAAGGCGAGATACGCCCCGATGATGGTCAGGTCGATGGCTTGTAGTTGCATGTTGTTTTCACCGGCCTCTTGAGCATGGAGGCCTTTTCGTTATTGGACAGTCGCAGGGCGCTGTTTTGGCGCATGTTAAACGTTTCACAACGGCACGGTCAACCAACGAGTTAAACGTTTAACGTGCAGTTAACACCGACTTGACGGTGGGTCTGGATGATGTGATCTGTCAAAGGGTCAATCGTTTTACATGCATGTGACATGCCCCTAAAATTGGCCTGATAACAAGGAAGCTGGGCAAATGGCCAAAGTCGGTCTCAAAGACATCGCCGCGCAGACGGGGTATTCCATCGCCACCGTCTCGCACGCACTGCGTAACCCGGACCGGGTCGCGGACGCTACCCGGAAAAAGGTCATCGCAGCCGCCGAGGCGGTGGGCTATACCCCCAACAACCTGGCGGTCAGCCTGCGCACGGCGCGCTCGGGCAATATCGTGGTGATCATTCCGGATATCGCCGACAGCCATAACTCGAACATCATCAAGGCCATCGAGAAGGTCGCCCGGGCCAGGGGATATTCGGTGCTGTTGGGTGATACGCAGGGGTCGGAAGCCCGTGAGCGTGAGTTCGCGCGCATGACCCAGACCCGGCAGGCCGATGGCGTCATCCTGATGTCGCACCGGTTACCGTTCGACAGGAAGCCGGGGCTGCCCATCGACAAGTTGCCGCCCATCGTCAATGGTTGTGAATACGCTGGCCATGATGACCTGCCACGGGTGTACATCGACGATTACCAGGCCGCGATCGATGCCACCAACCACCTGCTCGATTACGGCCATCGGCGCATCGCGCTGATCAGTGGTGATGTCGAAACCCACAGCACCCGGGAGCGCCTGCGTGGCTTTGATGATGCGATGGCTGCCGCCGGGGTCGAGGTGGACAGGAGCCTGCAGGTGCGCGCCGGTTACACGCTGGAGGAAGGCATTGCCGGTGCCACGCGCCTGATGCGCCACCGCGAGCCGCCGACGGCCATTTTCTGCTTCAGTGACGAGATCGCCTTCGGCGCCATGTACGCGTTGCGGGACATGGGTCACTCGGTGCCCGACGACGTCTCCGTCATGGGTTTCGACAATATTCCCTTCGCGCGTTACATCACGCCGCCGTTGACGACGATTGCCCAGCCGACCGCGGAGATCGGCGCGACCTGCGCCGAGATCCTGCTGGATATTATCGATGGCAAGCGTCCGGAAACACCGCTGCGGATTCTTCCGCACGAACTGAAGGTTCGCGAGAGCACCCGCCGTATCAGCGGCTGAGCAGCGCTCAGTCGTCCAGCGTCTGCCAGATAGCATCCAGGCAGGATGCGCCCAGGCGCTGGCAGCGTCCCGGCGACCAGCCGATTTCCGGCACCGGGTGGTTGGCGGCATCTTTGAACGGCATCTCCAGCGTCATGGCCAGGCAACCGAACGTCTCCGTCACGTAGTCGGTGGCCTTGCGCAGGTCGGACGAGGCCGGTGGGGAGACCGGGTAGCCATACGTGGTCTGGAAGTCGGGGGTGATGGCCGCCAGGCGGTTCTTGAACGCCTGAAACTGTTGGTTCATGGCTTCGGTCCATGACGGAACGCCTTCGCCGCCGGCCACAAAGTTGTAGGGCAGGGCCTCGTCGCCGTGTACGTCCATGAAGAAGTCGACGCCGGTCTCGTGCATGCGCCGGCGGGTGAAATACACCTCCGGTGAATGCGTTTCGTCCGGGTCTTTCCAGGCCCGGTTCAGGTTCACGCCGTGGGCGTTGCAGCGCAGGTGGCCGCGTACTGCGCCGTCCGGGTTCATGCTGGGAACAACATAGACAACGGCCCGCTCAAGCAGGGCCCGCGCGACGGCGTCTTCCGGGTCCAGGAGGCGGTTGACAAAGCCCTCCGCCCACCACTCGGCCATGCTTTCGCCGGGGTGCTGGCGGGCGATCACCCAGCACGACTTCTTGTTGGCGGCCGGCTCGCCGAAACGCAGCAGGGTCACCGCGTGACCATCGGGGGTGGGGCAGAGCACCTCGGCGCGGACACCCGGTGCGGCCTGCGCGCGGCCAATGAGACGCTGGTGCCTATCGTATGTGTAGGGTGCGAAATACGCGAACCAGGTGGTGTCCGTTTCCGGCGTGTGGCGCCAACTGAGCGCCGTGCCGTCAAACGCCGTGTCGATGCGAAACCAGTTCGACAGGTCGGTTGAAGCGACAACACGGTAGTTCTCAAACCCCGCCGGGTACGACATCTCGCCGGCGTTTTCGATGCTGATCGTGCAGGCCTCGCCACGCACGTCACTGAGCTGGAAGAAAAACCACTGGCCGTGTTCATCGCCTTCGTCCATGCGAATGCGCAGGCGAATGTCTGAAGGGTTTTCGGCCGACTGGACGTCGATATTGCCGCTGTCGAAATGCGCGTTGATATGCATGGTGTCACCGTAACGGGAAAATTAAGGGCGCGCCACGGACTTATGGTACGTGGCGCGCCCCGGGTGGCGATAGATTGCCTGGTCTAGAACGCGGCCTTCAGGCCGAAGATCCAGTTGCGCCCGATCTGCGGGGCCTGGTCCTTCAGGAACGACGCGCTGTTGCGCACATCCTCATCGAGCAGGTTGCGGCCCTGGACGTACACCACCGTTTGCATGCGATCGCCAAAAGGCAGCGCCCATGACAGTTCGGCGTTGAGCAGGTCGTATCCGGGGGTGATGGTCTCGTTCACCGCGGTACGGTTGTGCTCCGCGGCGCGGATCCAGTTCAGGCCGCCGGCCCAGGCGCCGTTGTCCCAGTCCACGCCCAGGCCGAAGCGCTGCGGCGGAATGCGGGGCACGGGGCCGCCGGTGTCCAGCGTGGCCTTGACGGCATCGTAGAAGCCGTACAGCTGCCAATGACCCGTGGAGTAGTCGCCGACATCCCAGCGGACCTCGACCTCGCCGCCGGTAAACTCGGCGTCCTGCTGTGACCACAGGAACTCGGGCAGGCCGTCGACTTCCTCGCCGGCATCGGCCAGGTAGATGAAGTCCTCGAAGTCGTCGTAGTACACGGTGATCATCGCCGTCAGGGGCCCTTCGTGCAGGCGCCATGACATCTCGTAATGCGTGTTGGTCTCCGTGCCCAGGTCCGGGTTGCCGACCTCGAATGCCTGGGTGGCGATATGCGGTCCGTTGGCGAACAGTTCCTCTGATGACGGCGCGCGCTCGGCATGGGCGAAATTGAAGGCCAGGTGGGTGGCCTCGGTCATATGCCAGATGGCGCCTACCGAGGCACTGAATGGCTGGAAGTCGCGGCTGGCCGGCTCCATGTGCTCATCATCGTGCTCTTCGTCGTGTTCCTCCTCATGCTCATGCTCGTGGTCATGGTCATGCTCAATAAGGAAGGAGTCGATCGAGGTGTCCTCGTAGCGCAGGCCCAGGTCCACGGTCCAGTCCTGGAACTCGGCGGTTTCGACCCAGAACAGCGCCGCGGAACGGGTCTCTGAAGGCGGCACGAAGGCTTCTTCGCCCACGGCTTCGAAGTCGTTGTCGGACCACTGGCCGCCGAACGTGCCAACCCAGTCGCCCCACCGCGAGTGCTCCAGTTCAAGGCGTGCGTTGGTGGTGTCGCTGTCGAACACGGTGCCCACTTCATCACCCTCGAACTCGGTGTGGGTGTAGCGCGTGATGTTGGTCTTCAGCGTAAACCGCGAGAAGCCGGAGAATGGGTCTGCCTTGGTCGCGATGGCATCGGCACGCTGGGATTCGAGGTGAATGGTGACATTCTCATCTTCGTGCTCGTCGTCGTGCTCTTCCTCGTGCTCGTGTTCATCCTCGTGGTGATGGCTGTGAGCACCGGGAATGCCGTACTGGCTGTCGTAATCGGTCCAGGACGCGCCAACGCGCCAGTCATTGTTGATCCAGGCTACGCCAACAGAGCCGCCTTCGTTGTCCAGGAAGCTGTTCTCGAGCACGCCGGTTGACGCTTCGTCGTGCTCGTCCTCGTGGTCTTCCTCGTGTTCGTGATGATCTTCTTCGTGATCTTCTTCGTGATCGTCGTGGTCGTCATCCGGGTAGAGGTCGGCGGCACCGGGGATCTCGTAGTCATCGGTTCGGCGGACGAAACCGTTCACGTGGAAGGCGAAATCGCCGACGCCGAAATCCAGGCGGCCGGCACCGAAGCGCTGGTCCGCGGCGCTGTCACCCTGGACCAGCACCCGGCCGTTGACGCCGTCCTCCGGCATCTCTACCGGGATGGTGTTGGTGACCATGTTGACGACGCCACCAATGGCGCCGGAGCCGTACAGCAGCGTGGTGGGGCCGCGAAGCACCTCGACCTGGTCGGCCAGGAACGGCTCGGTGGGAACCGCGTGGTCCTGGCTCACGGCCGAGGCGTCAAAACTGGTCATGCCGTCGTTCAGGACGCCGACACGGCCGCCCTGCAGGCCGCGAATCACGGGCCGGCCGACGTTCTCGCCAAAGCTGGCGTTGGACAGGCCGGGCAGGTTGCCCAGGGTATCGCCGATGTTGTTGTTGACGACGTCGGCCAGGGCCTCGCCGCGCAGAACGGTGGCGGATTGTGAAAGCTCCAGCGCCTCGCGGGGGATGGCGGTGGCGGTGACGTGCACTTCCTCGAGCACATCATGTTCGTGTTCATCGCCGTGAATTCGGTCATCGGCGGGGTCCTGCGCGGCCACGGCGGCAACGTGCAGGCTTGCGGCAGCCGCCAGGCTGCGCAGGCAAAAGTGGTACTTCGGGTGCATTTTAGTAACTCCATTGATTCCTGTACGCCGACACCTCTGGCCGGCAATTAAGTTGGGATCAATAGATTGCGGGCGGGCCCCTGGCGGTGGCGCGCCGGGCTTCGGCGCTGGCCAGGCTGTCCGCGTGGCGGACGTATGCGGGCTGCAATGTGCCGGCGTTGACCGGCGGGTGAGCATGGTCGATGGCGCCATGCTGAAGGTCGCTGCCGATAGAGCAGGCCACGCAGGGCGTGTGGTCAATGCCCGGCGCGTGTTCAACCTGGTGGGCCAGCAGCCCGGTTTGCGCACACAGCAGAACCGCCAGCAGTATCGACTGCCAGACGCTCCGAAAACGATCTGTGCGGACTTTTCTCACGACTTTATTTTATCGCTTCCGCAGGACTTGCGCACGATCAGTTGTGGCGGCAGCTGGCGTGAGTCGCCCTTACCGCCGGCAATGCGGGTCAACAGCAGGTCGACCAGGGCGCCGGCCGCGGCGCGCGGATCCTGGCGGATGGTCGTCAGCGCGGGCGTGATGCAGGACGCGGCGTGAATGTCGTCGTAGCCAACCACCGAAACATCGCCGGGCACCGAAAGCCCGGCTTCGTGCAGGGCGGCAATGGCGCCGATGGCGATCAGGTCGCTGGCGGCGAAAATGGCATCGAACTGGGTGCCGGAAGCCAGTAGTTGCTCGACGGCCTGCACCCCCAGCGACTCTTTACCGCGCGCGTCGAACTGCAAAGCGGGGTCGATGTCGATGCCCTCGGCGTTCAGGGCATCCGTATAACCGTCGTAGCGGTCGCGAAACTCCGGGCAGCGCTCGTCCATTTCGCCGAAGAAAGCGATCCGGCGGCGGCCGAGCGAGAGCAGGTGCCGCGTGGCGATTTCGCCGCCCAGGCGGTTTTCACAGCCGACTGATCGACCATCCAGCCCGGGCGCGCTGGCGCCCCA
This genomic stretch from Marinihelvus fidelis harbors:
- a CDS encoding GH36-type glycosyl hydrolase domain-containing protein, whose translation is MVAALKPASAETEFGHFDDERREYVITRPDTPYPWINYLGSEVFFSLISNTAGGYAFYRDAKFRRLTRYRYNNVPVDDGGRYFYIRDGDTTWSPGWKPCRTPLDHYECRHGMGYTQITGEKDGVRVSVLFFVPPGDHVEVQRVTVENRSGQARSLQLYSFVEWCLWNAEDDMSNFQRNFSVGEVEVHGGTVYHKTEYRERRDHFAFYTVNAEIDGFDTDRDTFLGPYNGFDRPDQVAAGTSGDSVAHGWSPVASHRFDLELAAGETRELVFQLGYVEMPDNDKFDADGNLNRTAAEALIARYDTTDKADAALGRLAAYWDDLLSRFQVKSHEPRLDRMVNTWNAYQCMVTFNLSRSASFFEAGLGRGMGFRDSNQDLLGSVHLAPDRARERILDIAATQFEDGSVYHQYQPLTKRGNAAIGGNFNDDPLWLVLSTTAYIRETGDVSILDEAVPWENDETRTAPLLAHLKASFDHVVRKRGPHGLPLIGRADWNDCLNLNCFSTNPDQTFQTTGTGEGQVAESMFIAAQFVLYGGDYADLCRRLGDEAEACRAEGHVADMRTAIADHGWDGEWWLRAYDANGDAVGSKDSDGSQIFIEPQGFCVMAGLGQDDSRAETAMASVEERLACEYGIVLNAPAYTRYHLELGEISTYPQGYKENGGIFCHNNPWIVIAETVLGRGDRAFDYWRRIAPAFQDHVALRKIEPYVYAQMVAGKEAFLPGEAKNSWLTGTAAWNWHAITEHILGIRPDYDGLCIDPCIPADWDGFEVTRRYRDATYDIRVRNPDRVSRGIASTSVDGRPVTGTTLPLAAPGSRCVVEVVMGQA
- a CDS encoding LacI family DNA-binding transcriptional regulator encodes the protein MAKVGLKDIAAQTGYSIATVSHALRNPDRVADATRKKVIAAAEAVGYTPNNLAVSLRTARSGNIVVIIPDIADSHNSNIIKAIEKVARARGYSVLLGDTQGSEAREREFARMTQTRQADGVILMSHRLPFDRKPGLPIDKLPPIVNGCEYAGHDDLPRVYIDDYQAAIDATNHLLDYGHRRIALISGDVETHSTRERLRGFDDAMAAAGVEVDRSLQVRAGYTLEEGIAGATRLMRHREPPTAIFCFSDEIAFGAMYALRDMGHSVPDDVSVMGFDNIPFARYITPPLTTIAQPTAEIGATCAEILLDIIDGKRPETPLRILPHELKVRESTRRISG
- a CDS encoding TonB-dependent receptor; translation: MHPKYHFCLRSLAAAASLHVAAVAAQDPADDRIHGDEHEHDVLEEVHVTATAIPREALELSQSATVLRGEALADVVNNNIGDTLGNLPGLSNASFGENVGRPVIRGLQGGRVGVLNDGMTSFDASAVSQDHAVPTEPFLADQVEVLRGPTTLLYGSGAIGGVVNMVTNTIPVEMPEDGVNGRVLVQGDSAADQRFGAGRLDFGVGDFAFHVNGFVRRTDDYEIPGAADLYPDDDHDDHEEDHEEDHHEHEEDHEDEHDEASTGVLENSFLDNEGGSVGVAWINNDWRVGASWTDYDSQYGIPGAHSHHHEDEHEHEEEHDDEHEDENVTIHLESQRADAIATKADPFSGFSRFTLKTNITRYTHTEFEGDEVGTVFDSDTTNARLELEHSRWGDWVGTFGGQWSDNDFEAVGEEAFVPPSETRSAALFWVETAEFQDWTVDLGLRYEDTSIDSFLIEHDHDHEHEHEEEHDEEHDDEHMEPASRDFQPFSASVGAIWHMTEATHLAFNFAHAERAPSSEELFANGPHIATQAFEVGNPDLGTETNTHYEMSWRLHEGPLTAMITVYYDDFEDFIYLADAGEEVDGLPEFLWSQQDAEFTGGEVEVRWDVGDYSTGHWQLYGFYDAVKATLDTGGPVPRIPPQRFGLGVDWDNGAWAGGLNWIRAAEHNRTAVNETITPGYDLLNAELSWALPFGDRMQTVVYVQGRNLLDEDVRNSASFLKDQAPQIGRNWIFGLKAAF
- a CDS encoding LacI family DNA-binding transcriptional regulator — encoded protein: MAGVSQATVSRALRDSPLVSEATREKVKQIARDLNYHVDRSAAGLRSGQTRTLAVLLFEDDTIGDASVNPYFLSMLGHITRSAARRDYDVLVAFQQLSENWHQHYEISNRADGIILLGYGDFVSFDDKLERLRRDDAHFVVWGASAPGLDGRSVGCENRLGGEIATRHLLSLGRRRIAFFGEMDERCPEFRDRYDGYTDALNAEGIDIDPALQFDARGKESLGVQAVEQLLASGTQFDAIFAASDLIAIGAIAALHEAGLSVPGDVSVVGYDDIHAASCITPALTTIRQDPRAAAGALVDLLLTRIAGGKGDSRQLPPQLIVRKSCGSDKIKS
- a CDS encoding M14 family metallopeptidase, yielding MHINAHFDSGNIDVQSAENPSDIRLRIRMDEGDEHGQWFFFQLSDVRGEACTISIENAGEMSYPAGFENYRVVASTDLSNWFRIDTAFDGTALSWRHTPETDTTWFAYFAPYTYDRHQRLIGRAQAAPGVRAEVLCPTPDGHAVTLLRFGEPAANKKSCWVIARQHPGESMAEWWAEGFVNRLLDPEDAVARALLERAVVYVVPSMNPDGAVRGHLRCNAHGVNLNRAWKDPDETHSPEVYFTRRRMHETGVDFFMDVHGDEALPYNFVAGGEGVPSWTEAMNQQFQAFKNRLAAITPDFQTTYGYPVSPPASSDLRKATDYVTETFGCLAMTLEMPFKDAANHPVPEIGWSPGRCQRLGASCLDAIWQTLDD
- a CDS encoding sodium:solute symporter family protein, yielding MQLQAIDLTIIGAYLAFTIFIGLYLKRRAAQDMKAYYQGGKRLPWYMLSLSNASGMFDISGTMWLVTLCFVYGMKSIWIPWLWPVFNQVFLAAFLSCWLRRSNVITGAQWIQTRFGDNTGGRLAHMVVVLFAVISVLGFLAYGFIGVGKFIEIFIPWETVAPYVPFDVPPEYVPHLYGVFFTSFATFYVMLGGMLSIVWADVVQFTIMAISAVIIATIAMMNVTPEALHAATPEGWANPFFGWTLDLDWGAKIAEVNDKIVSDGYTLFSIFFMMMLFKGVLSSLAGPAPNYDMQKILATRSPREAALMSGFVSIALNPIRYLMIAGFAVLAIVYYQQLDLMSGGKIDFENILPSAMLQFAPAGILGLLLAGLLAAFMSTFASTVNAAPAYIVNDIYHRYINPQASNKALIRASYLVSVLVVIISTLIGLFVESINSVLQWLVSGLFGGYAVANVLKWYWWRLNGIGYFWGMLSGIIGALLFPPLLGPMFTGVAPDILPLYLFPLLFLVSGIVCVVATAMTPPEDDELLKAFYRQVRPWGLWGPVHDKVVAEDPTFQRNPDFKRDMFNVVVGIIAQTCLVAAPIFLVIREGGSLVTTLVVFGVAAVILKKTWYDRLERTADATEA